In the Oryzias latipes chromosome 23, ASM223467v1 genome, one interval contains:
- the adipor2 gene encoding adiponectin receptor protein 2 encodes MSPRDKEETPTSGSSTSHLSAAESPAHNGAVPQEEKRMNEESDGETEGEEQEEEEERGSDEGFMGMTPLLQAHHAMEKMEEFVHKMWEGRWRVIPHDVLPDWLKDNDFLLHGHRPPMPSFRACFKSIFRIHTETGNIWTHLLGCLFFLCLGLMYMFRPNMSFVAPVQEKVVIGVFFLGAILCLSFSWLFHTVYCHSEGVSKVFSKLDYSGIAFLIMGSFVPWLYYSFYCTPQSCFIYLMIVCVLGMAAIFVSQCDFFSTPQYRGVRAGVFVGLGLSGVVPTLHFVISEGLIKATTIGQIGWLFLMATLYITGACLYAARIPERFFPGKCDIWFHSHQLFHILVVAGAFVHFHGVSNLQEFRYTAGGGCADDGAL; translated from the exons ATGAGTCCACGGGACAAGGAAGAGACGCCCACCTCAGGTTCTTCAACAAGTCATCTTAGCGCTGCAGAGAGCCCGGCTCACAATGGG GCTGTTCCACAAGAGGAGAAAAGGATGAACGAAGAGAGTGACGGAGAAACAGaaggagaggagcaggaggaggaggaggagagaggcaGCGATGAAGGTTTCATGGGAATGACTCCTCTTCTGCAGGCTCACCATGCAATGGAGAAGATGGAGGAGTTTGTACACAAG ATGTGGGAAGGCCGGTGGCGCGTCATTCCTCACGATGTGCTCCCAGACTGGCTTAAGGACAACGACTTCCTGCTTCACGGCCACAGGCCGCCAATGCCTTCATTCCGCGCTTGTTTCAAGAGCATCTTTAGAATCCATACGGAGACGGGAAACATCTGGACACACCTGTTAG gttgtttgtttttcctctgtcTGGGCCTCATGTACATGTTCCGGCCCAACATGTCGTTTGTGGCTCCAGTCCAGGAGAAGGTGGTGATCGGGGTGTTCTTCCTCGGAGCCATCCTCTGCCTTTCCTTCTCTTGGCTCTTCCACACAGTGTACTGCCACTCTGAGGGCGTGTCCAAAGTCTTCTCCAA GTTGGACTACAGTGGGATTGCCTTTCTAATCATGGGATCTTTTGTCCCTTGGTTGTACTACTCGTTCTACTGCACCCCTCAGTCTTGCTTCATCTACCTGATGATAGTTTGTGTACTAGGAATGGCAGCCATCTTTGTCTCCCAGTGCGACTTCTTTTCTACTCCCCAGTACCGAGGAGTCAGAGCAG gtgtgtttgtgggtcTGGGACTGAGCGGTGTGGTTCCCACTCTGCACTTTGTCATCAGTGAAGGTCTGATCAAAGCAACAACTATCGGTCAGATAGGCTGGCTGTTTCTCATGGCCACGCTTTACATCACCGGCGCCTGTCTGTACGCAGCCCGGATCCCTGAGAGGTTCTTCCCCGGAAAATGTGACATCTGG TTTCACTCCCATCAGTTGTTCCACATCTTGGTGGTCGCTGGAGCTTTTGTTCACTTTCACGGCGTTTCCAACCTCCAGGAGTTTCGCTACACCGCCGGAGGAGGCTGTGCTGACGATGGCGCTCTTTAA